A stretch of Malus sylvestris chromosome 11, drMalSylv7.2, whole genome shotgun sequence DNA encodes these proteins:
- the LOC126591453 gene encoding (-)-kolavenyl diphosphate synthase TPS28, chloroplastic-like isoform X1: protein MKQLLWIFNRLIRSRNMLNPLDQRWFRWRTGRYQSRHTTPHGWLALVEDIEGEGSGLPQFPFSLDWIANNQLPDGSWGDSESFTAPDRIINTIACVVALKSWNVHPGKCENGMAYFKNISNLRNENAVHMPFGFEVAFPSILELARSLNLEVPDDCPVLNEIYAMRNIKLENPCHADNTYAHERKAPGCNPEWAESCGLFDGEGRITFEAI, encoded by the exons ATGAAGCAGCTCCTATG gATTTTCAATCGATTAATAAGATCAAGGAACATGTTGAATCCATTAGATCAACGTTGGTTTCGATGGAGGACGGGGAGATATCAATCTCGGCATACGACACCGCATGGGTGGCTAGCTTTAGTGGAAGATATTGAGGGTGAGGGAAGTGGCCTGCCCCAGTTTCCATTCAGCCTCGATTGGATTGCCAACAATCAGCTGCCAGATGGTTCTTGGGGAGATAGTGAAAGTTTCACTGCTCCTGATCGCATCATCAACACCATTGCTTGTGTAGTAGCACTCAAATCGTGGAACGTTCATCCTGGCAAATGCGAAAATG GAATGGCATATTTCAAGAACATAAGTAATCTTAGGAACGAGAATGCTGTGCACATGCCGTTCGGGTTTGAAGTTGCTTTTCCTTCAATTCTTGAATTAGCTCGGAGTTTAAACCTGGAGGTACCTGATGACTGTCCTGTGTTGAATGAGATTTATGCCATGAGAAATATAAAGCTCGAAAA CCCATGCCATGCGGACAACACATATGCACACGAGAGAAAAGCTCCCGGGTGTAATCCAGAATGGGCTGAAAGCTGTGGGCTATTTGATGGTGAGGGAAGAATAACATTTGAGGCTATTTGA
- the LOC126591453 gene encoding (-)-kolavenyl diphosphate synthase TPS28, chloroplastic-like isoform X2, protein MKQLLWIFNRLIRSRNMLNPLDQRWFRWRTGRYQSRHTTPHGWLALVEDIEGEGSGLPQFPFSLDWIANNQLPDGSWGDSESFTAPDRIINTIACVVALKSWNVHPGKCENGMAYFKNISNLRNENAVHMPFGFEVAFPSILELARSLNLEVPDDCPVLNEIYAMRNIKLEKHNLLNNYRGHKEREGAAMVERKRDV, encoded by the exons ATGAAGCAGCTCCTATG gATTTTCAATCGATTAATAAGATCAAGGAACATGTTGAATCCATTAGATCAACGTTGGTTTCGATGGAGGACGGGGAGATATCAATCTCGGCATACGACACCGCATGGGTGGCTAGCTTTAGTGGAAGATATTGAGGGTGAGGGAAGTGGCCTGCCCCAGTTTCCATTCAGCCTCGATTGGATTGCCAACAATCAGCTGCCAGATGGTTCTTGGGGAGATAGTGAAAGTTTCACTGCTCCTGATCGCATCATCAACACCATTGCTTGTGTAGTAGCACTCAAATCGTGGAACGTTCATCCTGGCAAATGCGAAAATG GAATGGCATATTTCAAGAACATAAGTAATCTTAGGAACGAGAATGCTGTGCACATGCCGTTCGGGTTTGAAGTTGCTTTTCCTTCAATTCTTGAATTAGCTCGGAGTTTAAACCTGGAGGTACCTGATGACTGTCCTGTGTTGAATGAGATTTATGCCATGAGAAATATAAAGCTCGAAAA gcataatttactgaacaattatagaGGCCATAAAGAGAGGGAAGGTGCGGCAAtggtagagagaaagagagatgtgtaa